The proteins below come from a single Vitis vinifera cultivar Pinot Noir 40024 chromosome 9, ASM3070453v1 genomic window:
- the ZFPL gene encoding zinc finger protein-like, whose protein sequence is MKGRVCELCNEEASLYCGSDSAFLCWSCDARVHGANFLVARHVRHTLCSECNGLAGDTFFGVGFQPHRLICRSCSSEVESETSTDHDSKSSSSPCVSTTESAPRKGGVSRRKAERTGFTSSVSAVSGVDSRFPSKLRARSSVDAKAEDILVNWCRKLGLNGSCTSVASHALGVCLVKLTVLPLRVSLVAAISCAAKLSGDRSAYTPQNLKRLVEISGVPAKLILAAESKLARVLKMERRRPRHVRDREEGWAECSGEEFR, encoded by the coding sequence ATGAAGGGTAGGGTTTGTGAGTTGTGTAATGAAGAAGCTTCTCTGTACTGCGGTTCAGATTCGGCGTTTCTCTGCTGGAGCTGTGACGCAAGGGTTCACGGTGCCAATTTTCTGGTGGCTCGCCACGTCCGCCACACTCTGTGCTCAGAATGCAACGGTTTGGCAGGGGACACGTTCTTCGGCGTCGGGTTTCAGCCGCACCGGCTGATCTGTAGATCCTGCTCGTCAGAGGTGGAGTCGGAGACCTCCACCGATCACGACTCCAAGTCTTCATCGTCGCCTTGCGTTTCCACCACCGAGTCCGCTCCGAGGAAGGGCGGCGTCTCGCGGCGGAAGGCGGAGAGGACCGGCTTCACGAGCTCAGTGTCTGCGGTCTCCGGCGTGGACTCGAGGTTTCCGTCGAAACTCCGGGCACGGTCGAGCGTGGACGCGAAGGCGGAGGACATTTTAGTAAATTGGTGCAGAAAGCTGGGGCTAAATGGTAGTTGCACATCCGTGGCTTCTCACGCGCTCGGTGTGTGTTTAGTCAAATTGACCGTTCTGCCTCTACGCGTCTCGCTCGTGGCGGCGATTTCGTGCGCCGCGAAGCTAAGCGGGGACAGGTCGGCATACACGCCTCAGAATCTGAAGAGGCTTGTGGAGATCAGCGGAGTGCCGGCGAAGCTGATCTTGGCAGCCGAGTCAAAGCTCGCACGTGTGCTGAAGATGGAGAGACGGAGACCACGGCACGTGCGCGATCGAGAGGAAGGCTGGGCAGAGTGCTCTGGGGAAGAATTTAGATGA